Proteins from a single region of Anthonomus grandis grandis chromosome 10, icAntGran1.3, whole genome shotgun sequence:
- the LOC126741125 gene encoding 39S ribosomal protein L14, mitochondrial — MFSANVCKFRSTVHLAHCARNFHLSQAVSEIQMMTRLRVVDNSAIGKQAMAEGKPPKCIHVYNKTGIGKIGDKVLVAIKGEKKKGILVGLKQNQKAKTPKFDSNNLVLIDDNGTPLGTRIHVPIPTILRTILKEKTFSKGADYTKVLAIASRFV, encoded by the exons atgttcagCGCAAATGTTTGTAAATTCCGATCCACAGTCCACTTAGCCCACTGTGCAAGAAATTTCCACCTATCCCAAGCAGTATCTGAAATTCAAATGATGACCAGACTTAGGGTCGTAGATAATAGTGCCATCGGTAAACAGGCGATGGCAGAAGGAAAACCACCCAAATGCATTCACGTATACAATAAAACTGGTATTGGTAAAATAG GTGACAAAGTTTTAGTGGCCATAAAAGgagaaaagaaaaaaggaatTCTCGTAGGACTCAAGCAAAATCAAAAAGCGAAAACACCAAAGTTTGATAGTAATAATTTAGTTCTAATAGACGACAATGGAACCCCACTGGGAACCAGAATCCACGTGCCAATTCCTACGATTTTGagaacaattttaaaagaaaagaccTTTTCGAAAGGAGCAGATTACACGAAAGTTCTGGCAATAGCTTCTAGATTTGTATAG